A region of Lycium barbarum isolate Lr01 chromosome 3, ASM1917538v2, whole genome shotgun sequence DNA encodes the following proteins:
- the LOC132633462 gene encoding beta-galactosidase: MGSKLIMLNVLLLLLGSWVFCGTASVSYDHKAIIVNGQRRILISGSVHYPRSTPEMWPGIIQKAKEGGVDVIQTYVFWNGHEPQQGKYYFEGRYDLVKFIKLVHQAGLYVHLRVGPYACAEWNFGGFPVWLKFVKGISFRTDNGPFKAAMQKFTTKIVNMMKAERLYETQGGPIILSQIENEYGPMEWELGAPGKSYAQWAAKMAVGLNTGVPWIMCKQDDAPDPIINACNGFYCDYFSPNKNYKPKIWTEAWTAWFTGFGNPVPYRPAEDLAFAVAKFIQKGGSFINYYMYHGGTNFGRTAGGPFIATSYDYDAPLDEYGLLRQPKWGHLKDLHRAIKLCEPALVSGDPTVTALGHQQEAHVFRSKSGSCAAFLANYNQHSFATVAFANRHYNLPPWSISILPNCKNTVFNTARIGAQSAQMKMTPVSRGFAWQSFNEETASYEDSSFTVVGLLEQINTTRDASDYLWYSTEVKIDSREKFLNGGKWPWLTIMSAGHALHVFVNGQLAGTAYGSLEKPKLTFSKAVNLRAGVNKISLLSIAVGLPNIGPHFETWNAGVLGPVSLSGLDEGKRDLTWQKWSYKVGMKGEALGLHSLSGSSSVEWVEGSFVAQRQPLTWYKSTFNAPAGNEPLALDMNTMGKGQVWINGQSLGRYWPGYKASGNCGACNYAGLFDEKKCLSNCGEASQRWYHVPRSWLHPTGNLLVLFEESGGEPHGISLVKREVASVCADINEWQPQLVNWQMQASGKVDRPLRPKAHLSCAAGQKIISIKFASFGTPQGVCGSFREGSCHAFHSYDAFQRYCIGQNSCAVPVTPEIFGGDPCPHVMKKLSVEVICS, from the exons ATGGGTTCGAAGCTAATAATGTTGaatgtattattgttgttattgggtTCATGGGTTTTTTGTGGAACAGCTTCAGTTTCATATGACCATAAGGCTATCATTGTAAATGGACAAAGGAGAATTCTTATTTCTGGTTCTGTTCATTATCCAAGAAGCACTCCTGAG ATGTGGCCAGGTATTATACAAAAGGCCAAAGAAGGAGGTGTGGATGTTATTCAGACTTATGTTTTCTGGAATGGGCATGAGCCTCAACAAGGAAAA TATTATTTTGAAGGGAGATATGATTTAGTGAAGTTCATTAAGCTGGTGCATCAAGCAGGACTTTATGTCCATCTCAGAGTTGGACCGTATGCTTGTGCTGAATGGAATTTTGG AGGGTTTCCTGTGTGGCTCAAATTTGTAAAAGGTATCAGTTTCAGAACAGATAATGGGCCTTTCAAG GCTGCAATGCAAAAATTCACTACCAAGATTGTCAATATGATGAAAGCAGAACGTTTGTATGAAACTCAAGGCGGCCCAATAATTCTATCTCAG ATTGAGAATGAATATGGACCCATGGAGTGGGAATTGGGAGCACCCGGTAAATCTTATGCACAGTGGGCAGCCAAAATGGCTGTGGGTCTTAACACTGGTGTCCCATGGATCATGTGCAAGCAAGACGATGCCCCTGATCCTATT ATTAATGCTTGCAATGGTTTCTACTGTGACTACTTTTCTCCAAATAAGAATTACAAACCAAAGATATGGACTGAAGCTTGGACTGCATG GTTTACTGGTTTTGGGAATCCAGTTCCTTACCGTCCTGCTGAGGACTTAGCATTTGCTGTTGCAAAATTTATACAGAAGGGAGGTTCCTTCATCAATTATTACATG TATCACGGAGGAACAAACTTTGGAAGGACTGCTGGTGGCCCATTTATTGCTACTAGTTATGACTATGATGCACCTCTTGATGAATATG GTTTATTGCGACAACCTAAATGGGGTCACCTGAAAGATCTGCATAGAGCAATAAAGCTTTGTGAGCCAGCTTTAGTTTCTGGAGATCCAACTGTGACAGCACTTGGACACCAGCAGGAG GCCCATGTCTTTAGGTCGAAGTCTGGCTCTTGTGCTGCATTCCTTGCAAACTACAACCAACACTCTTTTGCTACCGTCGCATTTGCAAACAGGCATTACAACTTGCCACCATGGTCAATCAGCATTCTTCCCAACTGCAAGAACACTGTATTTAATACAGCAAGG ATTGGTGCTCAAAGCGCTCAGATGAAGATGACTCCAGTGAGCAGAGGATTTGCCTGGCAGTCATTCAATGAAGAGACAGCATCTTATGAAGACAGTAGTTTTACAGTGGTTGGGTTATTGGAGCAGATAAATACCACAAGAGATGCGTCTGATTATTTGTGGTATTCAACTGA AGTCAAGATTGATTCAAGAGAAAAGTTTTTGAATGGCGGAAAATGGCCTTGGCTTACAATCATGTCAGCTGGCCATGCATTGCATGTTTTTGTGAATGGTCAATTAGCCG GAACTGCATATGGAAGTTTAGAAAAACCGAAACTGACTTTCAGTAAAGCTGTAAATCTGAGAGCTGGTGTCAACAAGATTTCTCTGCTGAGTATTGCTGTTGGACTTCCG AATATTGGTCCACATTTTGAGACATGGAATGCTGGTGTTCTTGGTCCAGTTTCACTTAGTGGTCTTGACGAGGGGAAAAGAGATTTAACATGGCAGAAATGGTCTTACAAG GTTGGTATGAAAGGAGAAGCCTTGGGTCTTCATTCACTCAGTGGTAGCTCATCGGTTGAGTGGGTCGAGGGCTCTTTTGTGGCTCAGAGACAGCCACTCACATGGTACAAG AGCACTTTCAATGCTCCAGCTGGAAATGAGCCTTTGGCTTTAGACATGAATACCATGGGCAAAGGCCAAGTGTGGATAAACGGTCAAAGCCTCGGACGCTACTGGCCTGGATATAAAGCATCTGGTAACTGCGGTGCCTGTAACTATGCAGGCTTGTTTGATGAGAAAAAATGCCTAAGTAACTGTGGAGAGGCCTCACAAAGATG GTATCATGTTCCACGGTCTTGGCTGCATCCTACTGGAAATTTGTTAGTTCTATTTGAGGAATCGGGAGGAGAACCTCATGGAATCTCTTTGGTAAAAAGAGAAGTCGCAAGTGTTTGTGCAGATATAAACGAATGGCAACCACAGTTGGTGAATTGGCAAATGCAAGCATCTGGTAAAGTCGACAGACCACTCAGGCCTAAAGCTCACCTCTCGTGTGCTGCTGGTCAGAAGATTATTTCAATCAAATTTGCAAGCTTTGGAACACCACAGGGTGTCTGTGGAAGCTTCCGGGAAGGAAGCTGCCACGCCTTCCACTCATATGATGCTTTTCAAAGG TATTGCATCGGGCAAAATTCATGCGCAGTACCTGTGACACCCGAGATATTTGGAGGCGATCCATGTCCACATGTTATGAAGAAACTCTCAGTTGAGGTTATTTGCAGTTGA